In Leucoraja erinacea ecotype New England chromosome 11, Leri_hhj_1, whole genome shotgun sequence, the following are encoded in one genomic region:
- the ecscr gene encoding endothelial cell-specific chemotaxis regulator has translation MKSFKVIVFLLFSLYLKGCLPGATNNETTTVAPNHSVSSVTSGTPISGDVTTIQTTTEVSNSSSATNTSTITTSAGSENFTSEVTISDRTETTVNTSTGDNSTSVPVTSNGLYSTISSMYSTTTTSSSKESLGPTPTPTTSGTSSLSVLAFAVIILILILVIVVVILVSVISLRFKCCDCQEAPQDTSKTRNEAPSESSQVNGEKESITLVSMRSLYTEAGGQESSMQGNLQNDSNEVDETRNNFSK, from the exons GTTGTTTGCCAGGAGCCACAAACAATGAGACTACAACTGTTGCACCAAACCATTCAGTTTCATCAGTAACAAGTGGCACGCCAATTTCAGGAGATGTGACGACCATACAAACTACAACTGAAG TGTCAAACAGTTCATCAGCGACAAATACGTCCACTATTACAACATCTGCAGGAAGTGAAAACTTCACATCTGAAGTAACAATCTCTGACAGGACTGAAACAACAG TTAATACAAGCACTGGTGATAATTCAACATCTGTCCCTGTGACTTCCAATGGATTGTATTCTACTATATCCAGTATGTATTCTACTACTACAACATCCAGCAGCAAGGAATCACTAG GTCCTACCCCTACTCCTACTACAAGTGGAACCAGCTCTTTGTCTGTACTAGCCTTTG CTGTGATTATCCTGATCTTAATCCTTGTAATAGTTGTGGTGATCCTCGTCAGTGTCATCAGCCTGAGGTTTAAATGCTGTGATTGCCAGGAAGCACCACAAG ATACAAGTAAGACCCGGAATGAAGCACCATCAGAAAG CTCTCAAGTTAATGGAGAAAAAGAAAGCATCACTTTGGTTTCTATGCGAAGTCTATATACGGAAGCTG GAGGACAGGAATCATCGATGCAGGGGAATCTTCAAAATGACTCCAATGAAGTTGATGAGACAAGAAACAATTTCAGCAAATAG